One genomic window of Paenibacillus xylanilyticus includes the following:
- a CDS encoding glycoside hydrolase family 88 protein, producing MWKNAIEDALQVTRSNIDRFGERFPHVSNGDEHYVLNVNTEWTAGFWSGILWLCSEYTQDPLYREAAVKTVDNFRMRMERKSIFDHHDIGFLYSLSSKAQWIVERDPAARDLTLEAADMLMKRWREESGLIQAWGRKGDVNNGGRIIIDCLLNLPLLLWAYEQTNNEEYRRVAKLHAEKSRRFLVRGDDSSYHTFYFDQATGEAIRGGTHQGYNDGSTWTRGQAWGIYGFALCSRYLQSTEMFETARRLARYFIAHVPEDHVAYWDFDAPQTSETKRDSSASAIAACGILEIAERLDPTDPERQFFMDAVQNSMVSLVQNYSTHGSESEEGLLKHGSYSVRGGDSPDDYVIWGDYFYLEALMRLERGIPGYWYDRK from the coding sequence ATGTGGAAAAATGCCATTGAAGATGCACTCCAAGTCACGAGAAGCAACATTGACCGATTTGGGGAGCGATTTCCCCATGTAAGTAACGGGGATGAGCATTATGTGCTGAATGTTAATACAGAGTGGACGGCAGGTTTCTGGTCAGGCATCCTATGGCTATGCTCGGAATACACACAGGACCCGCTGTATCGTGAGGCAGCTGTTAAGACCGTCGATAACTTTCGGATGCGCATGGAACGGAAGAGCATTTTTGACCATCATGACATAGGCTTTCTCTACTCGTTGTCCTCCAAGGCCCAATGGATCGTGGAACGTGATCCTGCTGCACGTGACCTTACGCTGGAAGCTGCAGATATGCTGATGAAGCGCTGGCGTGAAGAGTCAGGTCTGATCCAGGCTTGGGGACGCAAGGGAGATGTGAACAACGGAGGTCGTATTATTATCGATTGCCTGCTTAATCTTCCATTATTGCTATGGGCATATGAACAGACTAATAACGAAGAATATCGGCGAGTCGCCAAACTCCATGCGGAGAAAAGCCGGCGTTTTCTGGTTCGTGGAGATGATTCCAGCTATCATACCTTTTATTTTGATCAGGCGACTGGTGAAGCCATTCGTGGAGGGACCCATCAGGGCTATAATGATGGCTCCACATGGACACGCGGCCAGGCATGGGGGATATATGGCTTTGCGTTATGCAGCCGATATCTGCAAAGTACAGAGATGTTCGAGACAGCGAGGCGTCTCGCCCGTTACTTCATTGCCCATGTACCGGAGGATCATGTAGCCTATTGGGATTTTGATGCACCACAGACATCCGAAACCAAGCGTGACAGCTCTGCATCTGCTATTGCAGCATGCGGGATTCTGGAGATCGCCGAGAGATTGGATCCAACCGATCCGGAACGGCAGTTCTTCATGGACGCGGTGCAGAACTCAATGGTGTCCCTGGTACAAAATTACTCTACACACGGGTCCGAATCCGAAGAGGGCTTACTCAAGCATGGTTCCTACTCCGTAAGAGGTGGAGATTCACCGGATGACTATGTCATCTGGGGCGATTATTTCTATCTCGAAGCATTGATGCGTTTGGAGCGAGGCATTCCTGGATATTGGTATGACCGGAAGTAG